One window of Paenibacillus albicereus genomic DNA carries:
- the tsaD gene encoding tRNA (adenosine(37)-N6)-threonylcarbamoyltransferase complex transferase subunit TsaD: MKTEAGLILAIETSCDETSAAVIRGGKEILSNIVSSQIETHRLFGGVVPEIASRKHVEVITLIIEQALAEAGVQPDELSAVAVTQGPGLVGALLVGIVSGMSLAMALDVPLIGTHHIAGHIYANALVQELEYPCLALVVSGGHTELVLLEEEGVFRIIGRTRDDAVGEAYDKVARALHYPYPGGPHVDRTAAQAQTVIELPRSWLEPDSYDFSFSGLKSAVLSAINQANMKGLELDVPGLARGFQESVIDVVTGKALRAAREYGARQLLLCGGVAANRGLRARLTELCEAEGLPLLIPPHALCTDNAAMVGAAAHLKWKRGQFDELDLKADPGLSLEAWSVKPPAAAEA, encoded by the coding sequence ATGAAGACAGAAGCAGGCTTGATCCTCGCGATCGAGACGAGCTGCGACGAGACGTCCGCCGCGGTCATCCGCGGGGGCAAGGAGATTCTGAGCAACATCGTCTCGAGCCAGATCGAGACGCATCGGCTGTTCGGCGGCGTCGTGCCGGAGATCGCCTCCCGCAAGCACGTGGAGGTCATCACGCTCATCATCGAACAGGCTCTGGCGGAGGCCGGAGTGCAGCCGGATGAGCTGTCCGCCGTCGCCGTCACGCAAGGCCCCGGCCTCGTCGGCGCGCTGCTCGTCGGCATCGTGTCCGGCATGAGCCTGGCGATGGCGCTCGATGTTCCGCTTATCGGCACGCATCATATCGCGGGGCATATTTATGCCAACGCGCTCGTGCAGGAGCTGGAGTACCCGTGCCTCGCGCTCGTCGTGTCCGGCGGCCACACGGAGCTCGTGCTTTTGGAGGAGGAAGGCGTGTTCCGGATCATCGGCCGCACGCGCGACGACGCCGTGGGCGAGGCGTACGACAAGGTCGCCCGGGCGCTTCATTATCCGTATCCGGGCGGGCCTCATGTAGACCGCACGGCCGCGCAGGCGCAGACCGTCATCGAGCTGCCGCGCTCCTGGCTGGAGCCGGACTCGTACGATTTCAGCTTCAGCGGCCTCAAGTCGGCCGTGCTGTCCGCCATCAACCAGGCGAACATGAAAGGGCTGGAGCTCGACGTGCCGGGACTGGCCCGAGGCTTTCAGGAGTCGGTCATCGACGTCGTCACCGGCAAGGCGTTGCGCGCTGCGCGGGAGTACGGCGCGCGCCAGCTGCTGCTGTGCGGCGGCGTAGCGGCCAACCGCGGCTTGCGCGCCCGGCTGACGGAGCTGTGCGAGGCCGAAGGGCTGCCGCTGCTCATTCCGCCGCATGCGCTCTGCACGGACAACGCGGCGATGGTCGGCGCGGCCGCCCATCTGAAGTGGAAGCGCGGCCAGTTCGACGAGCTCGACCTCAAGGCCGACCCCGGCCTGTCGCTGGAGGCGTGGTCGGTGAAGCCGCCGGCGGCCGCGGAGGCGTAG
- the rimI gene encoding ribosomal protein S18-alanine N-acetyltransferase translates to MADYDRLREQAEDDGDGLVFRSMRMEDIPSIIAIEHEAFTSPWTSDAFANELTHNHFARYMVMQLHGEIIGYGGMWIIMDEAHVTNIAVSGAFRGRKLGARLLSELQKLASFFGATRMTLEVRISNEVAQSLYRKFGFEPSGIRPGYYSDNNEDALIMWAELGRSGAEGRAQSQ, encoded by the coding sequence ATGGCCGACTATGACCGCTTGCGCGAGCAGGCGGAGGACGACGGAGACGGCCTCGTCTTCCGCTCCATGCGGATGGAGGACATTCCTTCCATCATCGCCATCGAGCATGAGGCGTTCACCTCCCCGTGGACCTCGGATGCGTTCGCCAACGAGCTGACGCACAACCACTTCGCCCGCTACATGGTCATGCAGCTGCATGGCGAGATCATCGGCTACGGCGGCATGTGGATCATCATGGACGAGGCGCATGTGACGAATATCGCGGTGAGCGGCGCGTTTCGCGGGCGCAAGCTCGGCGCGCGGCTGCTCTCGGAGCTGCAGAAGCTCGCGTCGTTCTTCGGCGCCACGAGGATGACGCTGGAGGTGCGGATAAGCAACGAGGTCGCCCAGTCGCTTTACCGCAAGTTCGGCTTCGAGCCTTCCGGCATCCGGCCCGGCTACTACTCCGACAACAATGAGGATGCTCTGATCATGTGGGCCGAGCTCGGCCGCAGCGGAGCGGAAGGAAGGGCGCAATCGCAATGA
- a CDS encoding Gfo/Idh/MocA family oxidoreductase, translating to MRIGILGPAAIAERAVLQPARGLDGIEVAAIAGRDPARVDDYADRYGIPVRLRDFRELLALPELDAVYIPLSNELHHPWTMEALRAGRHVLVEKPAALGAAQLAEMHELAAARGLQLEEALMARHHPWQDAAAELAESGRLGRLLGIASEIAQPFRALEGAGSYRSDPRRGGGAFRDFGCYWLQLVQRLAGTLEAEALSARSAFDGPGGCDWTFEASVRCGGIDAELSASFERPACSRHTLRFERGEAVVRDFFRCAMGAYRLHLDVRQEDGSSERISFEPQSYYVHQLLAFRDRVEGRAPAPDARLELERAALAERLLEAAAQRRRPTRTKEEKRMTSTEQRVIEMVSEVKQEPELARSMGAETSLIEDVVLDSLQMIHFVLAVEDAFGVEIDFETFDFDHMQSVRTLAGFLDASRSSISAG from the coding sequence ATGCGAATCGGAATTCTGGGGCCGGCAGCGATCGCGGAACGGGCCGTCCTGCAGCCGGCGCGCGGGCTGGACGGCATCGAGGTCGCCGCGATCGCCGGTCGCGACCCGGCTCGCGTGGACGACTACGCGGACCGATACGGCATTCCCGTACGGCTGCGGGATTTTCGCGAGCTGCTGGCGCTGCCGGAGCTTGATGCGGTCTACATCCCGCTGAGCAACGAGCTCCATCATCCGTGGACGATGGAGGCGCTGCGGGCCGGACGCCATGTCCTCGTCGAAAAGCCGGCCGCGCTTGGCGCCGCGCAGCTCGCCGAGATGCACGAGCTGGCCGCCGCGCGAGGACTGCAGCTGGAGGAGGCGCTCATGGCGCGCCATCATCCTTGGCAGGACGCCGCGGCGGAGCTGGCGGAGAGCGGCCGGCTCGGCCGGCTGCTCGGCATCGCCAGCGAGATCGCCCAGCCGTTCCGCGCCCTCGAAGGAGCGGGCAGCTACCGCAGCGATCCGCGGCGGGGCGGCGGGGCGTTCCGCGACTTCGGCTGCTACTGGCTGCAGCTCGTGCAGCGGCTCGCCGGCACGCTGGAGGCGGAGGCGCTCTCCGCCCGCTCCGCGTTCGACGGGCCGGGCGGCTGCGACTGGACGTTCGAGGCGTCCGTCCGCTGCGGCGGCATCGACGCCGAGCTGTCGGCCTCGTTCGAGCGGCCGGCGTGCTCGCGCCATACGCTGCGCTTCGAGCGGGGCGAGGCGGTCGTCCGGGACTTTTTCCGCTGCGCGATGGGCGCCTACCGGCTTCATCTGGATGTCCGCCAGGAGGACGGCTCGAGCGAGCGGATCTCGTTCGAGCCGCAGAGCTATTATGTCCATCAGCTGCTGGCATTCCGGGACCGGGTCGAGGGGCGGGCTCCCGCGCCCGATGCCCGGCTGGAGCTGGAGCGGGCCGCGCTCGCCGAGCGGCTGCTGGAAGCGGCCGCGCAGCGGCGCAGGCCGACACGAACAAAGGAGGAGAAGAGGATGACGTCGACGGAGCAAAGGGTCATCGAGATGGTGAGCGAGGTCAAGCAAGAGCCGGAGCTGGCGCGCAGCATGGGGGCGGAGACGAGCCTGATCGAGGACGTCGTGCTCGATTCCCTGCAGATGATCCACTTCGTGCTGGCGGTCGAGGACGCGTTCGGCGTGGAGATCGATTTCGAGACGTTCGACTTTGACCATATGCAGTCCGTGCGCACGCTGGCGGGCTTCCTGGACGCCTCGCGCAGCAGCATTTCGGCCGGATAG
- a CDS encoding ABC transporter permease — protein MNAWLELRKHLALLLQFAKLSLMTQMEYRANFFAGIFVESMFLLAKLLYVLVLYRTQLAVGDLTPDLILLFMGTHILMTGIYMGLFFNNFARLIEDVRTGMLDLLLVKPVSLQFVASTRLIELGMPIPNLIAGTAMVAIGWQRAGLPATVGTVGGYLLLLLLGTAVTYAVMIVPALLSFWFVQTSAASEISYAVWDANNMPFALYGKWIQRIGLFILPVFLITNFGPLYAMGKLQGPLLLWGLAGPPLLLLLVRLVWKRALRSYASANL, from the coding sequence ATGAATGCCTGGCTCGAGCTCCGCAAGCATCTGGCGCTGCTGCTCCAGTTCGCCAAGCTGTCGCTCATGACGCAGATGGAGTACCGCGCGAACTTCTTCGCCGGCATCTTCGTCGAGTCGATGTTCCTGCTCGCCAAGCTGCTCTACGTGCTCGTGCTCTACCGCACGCAGCTGGCGGTCGGCGACCTGACGCCCGACCTCATCCTGCTGTTCATGGGCACGCATATCCTCATGACCGGCATCTACATGGGGCTGTTCTTCAACAACTTCGCGCGGCTGATCGAAGACGTGCGCACCGGCATGCTCGACCTGCTCCTGGTCAAGCCGGTGTCGCTGCAATTCGTCGCCTCGACGCGGCTGATCGAGCTCGGCATGCCGATCCCGAACCTGATCGCCGGCACCGCGATGGTGGCGATCGGCTGGCAGCGGGCCGGCCTGCCGGCGACCGTCGGGACGGTCGGCGGCTACCTGCTGCTGCTCCTGCTCGGGACGGCGGTCACCTACGCGGTCATGATCGTGCCGGCGCTGCTCAGCTTCTGGTTCGTGCAGACGTCGGCCGCAAGCGAGATCTCCTACGCGGTATGGGACGCCAACAACATGCCGTTCGCGCTGTACGGCAAGTGGATCCAGCGGATCGGGCTGTTCATCCTGCCGGTCTTCCTCATCACGAACTTCGGCCCGCTCTACGCCATGGGCAAGCTGCAGGGACCGCTGCTGCTGTGGGGACTCGCCGGACCGCCGCTGCTCCTGCTGCTCGTGCGGCTCGTCTGGAAGCGGGCGCTCCGCTCCTACGCCAGCGCCAACCTGTAA
- a CDS encoding ABC transporter ATP-binding protein yields MHAAIEVDRLEKIFPYYKKEVGFRQSVRNLIRRERLLRHAVRGISFSIEEGEMVGFLGPNGAGKTTTLKMLSGILHPTSGTARVLGHTPWERKKAFKQQFAIVMGQKSQLWPDLPAGESIYLNKCIYGVDDGDYRRTLGELSEMLDVQELLGVQVRRLSLGERMKMELIASLIHRPRLIYLDEPTIGLDLMSQRSVRRFLGEYNAAHRATVILTSHYMKDIEDLCPRVVLIRDGGLHYDGSLKGVAAVIRERKLVKLHFDREVSREELAAYGSVQEHAGLYAALEVDKPEVRAVSSQLLDRFPVVDFTIEDLSVEDELIRMMGRDPA; encoded by the coding sequence ATGCACGCAGCGATTGAAGTCGATCGGCTCGAGAAGATCTTTCCCTACTACAAGAAGGAGGTCGGCTTCCGCCAGTCGGTCCGCAACCTGATCCGGCGCGAGCGGCTGCTTCGCCATGCGGTGCGCGGCATCAGCTTTTCCATCGAGGAGGGAGAGATGGTCGGCTTCCTCGGTCCGAACGGAGCCGGCAAGACGACGACGCTCAAGATGCTCTCCGGCATCCTTCATCCGACGTCCGGAACGGCCCGCGTCCTCGGCCACACGCCTTGGGAGCGCAAGAAGGCGTTCAAGCAGCAGTTCGCGATCGTGATGGGGCAAAAGAGCCAGCTGTGGCCCGACCTGCCCGCCGGCGAATCGATCTACCTCAATAAATGCATCTACGGCGTCGACGACGGCGACTACCGCCGCACGCTCGGCGAGCTGTCGGAAATGCTGGACGTCCAAGAGCTGCTCGGCGTGCAGGTGCGGCGCCTGTCGCTCGGCGAACGGATGAAGATGGAGCTAATCGCCTCGCTCATCCATCGGCCGCGGCTGATCTACCTCGACGAGCCTACGATCGGGCTCGACCTGATGTCGCAGCGCTCCGTGCGCCGGTTCCTCGGCGAGTACAACGCCGCGCACCGGGCGACCGTCATCCTGACGAGCCACTATATGAAGGACATCGAGGACCTCTGCCCGCGCGTCGTCCTCATCCGCGACGGAGGCCTCCACTACGACGGCAGCCTCAAGGGCGTAGCGGCCGTCATCCGCGAGCGCAAGCTCGTCAAGCTGCATTTCGACCGGGAGGTGTCCCGCGAGGAGCTTGCCGCCTACGGGTCCGTGCAGGAGCATGCCGGCCTCTACGCCGCGCTGGAGGTGGACAAGCCGGAGGTGCGCGCCGTCTCCTCGCAGCTGCTCGACCGCTTCCCGGTCGTCGACTTCACGATCGAGGACCTCAGCGTCGAGGACGAGCTCATCCGCATGATGGGGAGGGACCCGGCATGA
- a CDS encoding phosphodiester glycosidase family protein, with translation MTSVQRINRWMLLTTAPFLGALLLLLAVQVEVRLPGTAGLADVPRQPAADPAPAVRIGGSLDEAAVVAAQTADAIKRGSELYAQTARRMGSIASTAAAQSSRPLMIYDRRITLPLGSPSRTIQSDRLTAQLFPIQAQNFTAYALKVRLKDQDAMKLVIGGDKPGKAETTLAAAKRYGAAVGINAGGFADDGSGRRYPLSTTVLGGKYVNGFEPSYKDLFFVGLNEQGKLIGGKYATREQLDREEPRFGVSFVPILMKNGIAQPIPAKWQVSPARAPRTVVASYKDDQLLFLVADGYNESGSSGATLREMQILLSRFKAVDGYNLDGGGSSTLVFDGRVVNRPSDKTLRPVATNFLFFT, from the coding sequence ATGACGAGCGTGCAGCGGATCAACCGTTGGATGCTGCTGACGACGGCTCCTTTCCTGGGCGCGCTGCTGCTGCTGCTCGCGGTCCAGGTCGAGGTGCGCCTTCCCGGCACGGCCGGCTTGGCGGACGTCCCGCGGCAGCCGGCCGCCGACCCGGCCCCGGCGGTCCGCATCGGCGGCTCGCTCGACGAAGCCGCCGTCGTCGCGGCCCAGACAGCGGACGCCATCAAGCGCGGCTCCGAGCTTTACGCCCAGACCGCTCGCCGCATGGGCTCGATCGCAAGCACGGCCGCCGCGCAGAGCAGCCGTCCGCTCATGATCTACGACCGCCGCATCACGCTGCCGCTCGGCAGCCCGTCGCGGACGATCCAGTCGGACCGGCTGACCGCGCAGCTGTTCCCCATCCAGGCGCAGAACTTCACCGCCTACGCCCTCAAGGTCCGGCTCAAGGACCAGGACGCGATGAAGCTCGTCATCGGCGGAGACAAGCCCGGCAAGGCCGAAACGACGCTCGCCGCCGCCAAGCGCTACGGCGCCGCCGTCGGCATCAACGCCGGGGGCTTCGCCGACGACGGCAGCGGACGGCGCTACCCGCTCAGCACGACCGTGCTCGGCGGGAAGTACGTGAACGGCTTCGAGCCGTCGTACAAGGACCTGTTTTTTGTCGGCTTGAACGAGCAAGGCAAGCTGATCGGCGGGAAATACGCGACGCGGGAGCAGCTGGACCGGGAAGAGCCGCGATTCGGCGTCTCGTTCGTGCCGATCCTGATGAAGAACGGCATCGCCCAGCCGATTCCGGCCAAGTGGCAGGTCAGTCCGGCCCGCGCGCCGCGCACCGTCGTCGCGAGCTACAAGGACGACCAGCTGCTGTTCCTCGTCGCCGACGGCTACAACGAGTCGGGCAGCTCCGGCGCCACGCTGCGCGAGATGCAGATTCTGCTGTCCCGGTTTAAGGCCGTGGACGGCTACAACCTCGACGGCGGCGGCTCGTCGACGCTCGTCTTCGACGGCCGCGTCGTCAACCGTCCCTCGGACAAGACGCTGCGCCCCGTCGCGACGAACTTCCTGTTCTTCACGTGA
- a CDS encoding radical SAM protein, with translation MSVNADSLARSAALSMSRPRWVWLQLLEACNLRCKMCYEWGDNGAYKERPVLKTLDIGVVRQIIEDCSPARPYYDLFGGEPLMYPHIDEVLHLIRHYGSQVAFPTNGTLLEKHAELIIETQPHRVWVSMDGPEAVNDAQRGRGVFKRAVKGLQKLHALREERGLEYPKIGIIFIITPLTYRHVEELFFDSIDISMLDSISLEFQSFITPDDHRDYRNILKEQFGVQTDAPASRGFVRSLSEFEGMDAKLIAAQASRIEEHCKEKGVYFNAYPQRMTEETVQLYFSGESARLSHAKKRCEFPWLSTEINARGDVTSCHALYDLSLGNVYEERLLDIWNGPRYKQYRNYLKKNAFPICQACCLNFKTTSAK, from the coding sequence ATGTCCGTCAACGCCGATTCGCTTGCCCGCTCCGCCGCCCTGAGCATGAGCCGCCCCCGCTGGGTGTGGCTGCAGCTGCTCGAAGCCTGCAACCTGCGCTGCAAAATGTGCTATGAATGGGGAGACAACGGCGCCTACAAGGAGCGCCCGGTGCTCAAGACGCTCGACATCGGTGTCGTGCGCCAGATCATCGAGGATTGCAGTCCGGCCCGGCCCTATTACGACTTGTTCGGCGGAGAGCCGCTCATGTACCCGCATATCGACGAAGTGCTCCATCTGATCCGGCATTACGGGAGCCAGGTGGCGTTTCCGACGAACGGCACGCTGCTCGAGAAGCATGCCGAGCTCATTATCGAGACGCAGCCGCACCGCGTCTGGGTGTCGATGGACGGTCCGGAGGCGGTCAATGACGCCCAGCGGGGACGCGGCGTGTTCAAGCGCGCCGTGAAGGGCTTGCAGAAGCTGCATGCGCTGCGCGAGGAACGAGGGCTCGAATACCCGAAGATCGGCATCATTTTCATCATCACCCCGCTGACGTACCGCCATGTCGAGGAGCTGTTCTTCGACAGCATCGACATCTCCATGCTGGACTCCATCAGCCTCGAGTTCCAGTCGTTCATCACGCCGGACGACCACCGCGACTACCGCAACATCCTCAAGGAGCAGTTCGGCGTGCAGACCGACGCGCCGGCCTCGCGCGGCTTCGTGCGCAGCCTGTCCGAGTTCGAGGGCATGGACGCCAAGCTGATCGCCGCCCAGGCGAGCCGCATCGAGGAGCACTGCAAGGAGAAGGGCGTCTACTTCAACGCCTATCCGCAAAGGATGACGGAGGAGACGGTGCAGCTGTACTTCAGCGGCGAGAGCGCGCGGCTGTCGCACGCCAAGAAGCGCTGCGAGTTCCCGTGGCTCAGCACCGAGATCAACGCGCGCGGCGACGTCACCTCCTGCCACGCGCTGTACGACCTGTCGCTCGGCAATGTGTACGAGGAGCGGCTGCTCGACATCTGGAACGGGCCGCGCTACAAGCAGTACCGGAACTACCTCAAGAAGAACGCCTTTCCGATCTGCCAGGCCTGCTGCCTGAACTTCAAGACGACTTCGGCCAAATAG
- a CDS encoding ABC transporter permease, producing MIPEPRLAARPPGTPTGRRTGKYAVAFRIGFQSALEYRLNFLLSLVSAFFPVAVQYYIWKAVYGGSGRVLFGYRYEDMILYTVMAGIVTKLVLTGIEHSIADDIKSGGLNKYLVQPVGYFGFRLSSYVGQRAASFTILLLLAAGAALALGTMPGQSGIGSRFLLFLPSLLLACALSFLVSYAICACAFWLQEIGYFFVVSTLLVTIVSGGIFPLEVYGETAKQLIAWTPFYYLIYFPVNVLGGRIAGADAWTGMAAQALWTAGMLAVALGSWRLGMKRYLGLGG from the coding sequence ATGATTCCGGAGCCTCGCCTAGCCGCCCGTCCGCCGGGCACCCCGACCGGGCGCCGCACCGGCAAGTACGCCGTCGCCTTCCGCATCGGCTTTCAGAGCGCGCTCGAATATCGGCTCAATTTCCTGCTTTCGCTCGTCAGCGCCTTCTTCCCCGTCGCCGTGCAGTACTACATCTGGAAAGCCGTCTACGGCGGCTCGGGGAGGGTGCTGTTCGGCTATCGGTACGAGGACATGATCCTGTATACCGTCATGGCCGGCATCGTGACGAAGCTCGTGCTGACCGGCATCGAGCATTCCATCGCGGACGACATCAAGAGCGGCGGCTTGAACAAATACCTCGTTCAGCCCGTCGGCTACTTCGGCTTCCGCCTCTCTTCCTACGTCGGGCAGCGCGCTGCTTCCTTCACCATCCTGCTGCTGCTCGCCGCCGGCGCCGCGCTGGCGCTCGGCACGATGCCGGGCCAGTCCGGCATCGGCTCCCGCTTCCTGCTCTTCCTGCCCTCCCTGCTGCTGGCGTGCGCGCTCAGCTTCCTCGTCTCCTACGCCATCTGCGCCTGCGCGTTCTGGCTGCAGGAGATCGGCTATTTCTTCGTCGTCTCCACGCTGCTCGTCACGATCGTCAGCGGCGGCATCTTCCCGCTCGAGGTGTACGGAGAGACGGCCAAGCAGCTGATCGCCTGGACGCCGTTCTACTATCTCATCTATTTCCCCGTCAACGTGCTCGGAGGACGCATCGCCGGAGCCGACGCTTGGACGGGCATGGCCGCCCAAGCGCTCTGGACGGCGGGCATGCTCGCCGTCGCGCTCGGCTCGTGGCGGCTCGGCATGAAACGCTATCTCGGACTGGGGGGCTGA
- a CDS encoding radical SAM protein yields the protein MQPKTDVRFDRETFRNMKRTISMMSKTSRALQEDPSYALELPDDIGIKLNNGCNLRCKHCFEWAAEGFHHGMGREAKKQEIELSLLASLLEQTRARKSRLFLWGGEPLYYSRFEELADLLERDNRTTTVCTNAMLVEAKLDSILKISDGMTMLVSLDGFEEENDAIRGKGTYRKVVEAVELLLELQRQGKYRGKVSISLTISDSMVGKLYAFMEAFERLGVDSVYLVFPWHIPERIADRMDEYFRERFGWLEASRMQMRYSWHSFGFKVSEDKIGELQEEMARMAAREWGTRIRFQPALEPHEVRDFVLGSERPGMGKTRCLSIASRLDVMPDGKVNPCKFFPEFTQGTLEEGTLAEVYRNESFRRHREELGRGLTPVCSRCVLLYNYGR from the coding sequence ATGCAGCCCAAAACGGACGTGCGGTTCGACCGCGAGACGTTCCGCAACATGAAGCGCACGATCTCGATGATGTCCAAAACGAGCCGCGCCTTGCAGGAAGACCCGTCCTACGCGCTCGAGCTGCCCGACGATATCGGCATCAAGCTCAACAACGGCTGCAACCTGCGCTGCAAGCACTGCTTCGAATGGGCCGCGGAAGGCTTTCACCACGGCATGGGCCGCGAGGCCAAAAAGCAGGAGATCGAGCTGAGCCTGCTGGCGAGCCTGCTCGAGCAGACGCGCGCCCGCAAGTCGCGGCTGTTCCTGTGGGGCGGCGAGCCGCTCTATTACAGCCGCTTCGAGGAGCTGGCCGACCTGCTGGAGCGGGACAACCGGACGACGACCGTCTGCACGAACGCCATGCTCGTCGAGGCGAAGCTCGATTCGATCCTCAAGATTTCGGACGGCATGACGATGCTTGTCAGCCTGGACGGCTTCGAGGAGGAGAACGACGCCATCCGCGGCAAAGGCACGTACCGCAAGGTCGTCGAAGCCGTCGAGCTGCTGCTGGAGCTGCAGCGGCAGGGGAAGTACCGCGGCAAGGTCTCGATCAGCCTTACGATCAGCGATTCCATGGTCGGCAAGCTGTATGCGTTCATGGAGGCGTTCGAGCGGCTCGGTGTCGATTCGGTGTATTTGGTTTTCCCGTGGCATATTCCGGAGCGTATCGCCGACCGCATGGACGAGTATTTCCGGGAGCGGTTCGGCTGGCTGGAGGCGAGCCGGATGCAGATGCGCTACAGCTGGCACAGCTTCGGCTTCAAGGTGTCGGAGGACAAGATCGGGGAGCTGCAGGAGGAGATGGCCCGCATGGCCGCGCGCGAATGGGGCACCCGCATCCGCTTCCAGCCGGCGCTGGAGCCGCATGAGGTGCGGGACTTCGTCCTCGGCTCGGAGCGCCCGGGGATGGGCAAGACGCGCTGCCTCTCGATCGCGAGCCGGCTCGACGTCATGCCGGACGGCAAGGTCAATCCGTGCAAGTTCTTTCCCGAGTTCACGCAGGGCACCCTTGAGGAGGGGACGCTGGCGGAGGTGTATCGCAACGAGAGCTTCCGCCGGCATCGCGAGGAGCTCGGCCGCGGACTGACGCCCGTCTGCTCGCGCTGCGTGCTGCTGTACAACTACGGCCGCTGA
- the tsaB gene encoding tRNA (adenosine(37)-N6)-threonylcarbamoyltransferase complex dimerization subunit type 1 TsaB yields the protein MSLTDKQMSAGEPLVLALDTSTPTLSAALMRGRETLGSVQAPAARNHSAHAVPAVQRLLREAGVRGTELAGIAAGVGPGSYTGVRIAATIAKTLAWTWSVPLVGVSTLEALAAGAWREAAASDDAARPSDAPSLLLDEAGSGADRIGAADGGGTAAGVSGVCPLPMPCPRMLADEAGGWIVPLLDARRGQAYTALFAAGAAPGLAEGEWLPADAPWRRLEPDGLRLMDGWASQLAELLAAADRRPAYVLFAGEMDKHEEGIRRFQALAAATEDGPAVCGQPHSIDGRSVAWLGARSLAGGEAVDAHGLVPNYTQLAEAEAKLLEKSREEKNDGRL from the coding sequence ATGAGCTTGACGGACAAGCAAATGTCGGCCGGCGAACCGCTGGTGCTGGCGCTCGACACGTCGACGCCGACGCTCTCGGCCGCGCTCATGCGCGGCCGAGAGACGCTCGGGAGCGTGCAGGCGCCCGCCGCGCGCAACCATTCCGCGCATGCGGTGCCGGCCGTGCAGCGGCTGCTGCGCGAAGCGGGCGTGCGGGGAACGGAGCTGGCCGGCATCGCGGCCGGGGTCGGCCCCGGCTCGTACACGGGCGTGCGGATCGCGGCGACGATCGCCAAGACGCTCGCCTGGACGTGGAGCGTGCCGCTCGTCGGCGTCTCGACGCTGGAGGCGCTGGCCGCCGGAGCCTGGCGCGAGGCGGCCGCTTCCGACGATGCGGCGCGGCCGTCCGACGCGCCATCCTTGCTGCTGGACGAAGCCGGGAGCGGAGCCGATCGAATCGGCGCGGCCGATGGCGGAGGAACGGCTGCCGGCGTTTCCGGCGTCTGTCCGCTGCCCATGCCTTGCCCGCGCATGCTGGCCGACGAGGCGGGCGGCTGGATCGTGCCGCTGCTCGACGCGCGGCGCGGACAAGCTTATACGGCGCTGTTCGCGGCCGGGGCCGCTCCCGGCTTGGCCGAGGGAGAGTGGCTGCCTGCAGATGCGCCGTGGCGGCGGCTGGAGCCGGACGGGCTGCGCCTCATGGACGGGTGGGCTTCGCAGCTGGCGGAGCTGCTGGCGGCGGCGGATCGCCGGCCGGCCTACGTGCTGTTTGCAGGAGAGATGGACAAGCATGAAGAAGGCATCCGCCGGTTCCAAGCGCTGGCGGCGGCGACAGAGGATGGACCGGCTGTCTGCGGACAGCCGCATTCGATAGACGGGCGATCCGTCGCCTGGCTCGGGGCGCGGAGTCTTGCCGGAGGTGAAGCGGTCGATGCGCACGGACTTGTACCGAACTACACGCAGCTGGCTGAAGCGGAAGCTAAATTATTGGAAAAATCCCGGGAGGAGAAGAACGATGGCCGACTATGA